CCTGCCCGCGCACAAAGGCGATTTCCGGTGTGACAGCGCGGTTGACTGATACTACGCCGCCGGGGATGACTTTGCGGTTTTTTTGGAAAATTGTTTTGGAAGAGGACATATAAATCACACGTCGCGTTTGTAATAATTTTCCCAGCGTTCAGCCGGTTCGTAACCCAGAATGCGTTGTGCTTTTTCCGTGGTGTATTTCTGGTGCGCTGTCATGCTCACCATGTTGAATTCCTGATAATTATCCGGCACGGATTCGATATCCAATGCGAGGCAACACGCATGGGCCAGGTCTTTCCAGAATATGCGAAATGGGGGGAAGTCTTCGCCTTTGATCGGCTCACTCGGCTCCAGTCCCAGGCCGTTGAATACAAAGCAGATTGTCTGTATATCGTAAATTCTCGCATATGTGCGACAAATTTCGTAGCTGAGCATTTTGGTTATGCCGTAATACCCGGTGCCGGGGGCGCGGGGGACATCGGTGATTTCAAAATCCTGATCGTAATCACTCCGCACCAGTTGCGGTCCCGTATGCACCACTTTTTTGATGCCCAATTCGGCGGCGGCTTTCATGACATGCAATGCGCCCAATGTACTGACGTGAAAGCTCAAGATGGGATCGGGGCGATTTACAGTGAAATTCATCACCGCGTCCATGCCCTGCATGGC
This portion of the Gemmatimonadota bacterium genome encodes:
- a CDS encoding NAD(P)-dependent oxidoreductase, with the translated sequence MKKVLLLGASGLIAPNIIPDMESHCDFTLADIKPYPDGRPIEHVDMREYDQVRDAMQGMDAVMNFTVNRPDPILSFHVSTLGALHVMKAAAELGIKKVVHTGPQLVRSDYDQDFEITDVPRAPGTGYYGITKMLSYEICRTYARIYDIQTICFVFNGLGLEPSEPIKGEDFPPFRIFWKDLAHACCLALDIESVPDNYQEFNMVSMTAHQKYTTEKAQRILGYEPAERWENYYKRDV